A single region of the Myxococcales bacterium genome encodes:
- a CDS encoding methyltransferase domain-containing protein, producing MAVEKRSLKQEKLARIYDDQIAPVWGARFGKMLLRDLTLPERGQILDISCGTGYPLVEVMRRKGESARIIAIDASSAMLDVARKKVADLGPLGKKGVYFRTESPLPRLSFADDVYDLVLCNLGLNEMPNAAVAMADFARVTKIGGEVRCTIPLEGTWAEFHDIYREVLVKHDRHEALDRLDTHLASYPSIETCVGWMEAAGLQPHIEIEEFTLLFKSSREFFFAPVVEYGPLPEWKAIAGAGQGAAGRLLVHQGVHRRVLRRARVPGHGQGRLPGRQEARPGAHERDGRGSRRADPADQPDPGPARGRVGAPGRGRHRRGRHPRDPGDRGIAQRGRLPRPVARRVHRRQVAPALPEPDRRWQRRRRAAAKLEPAAGGPGRAVRRRRADRARGGRQRRAHRRPPALARRRAARPRRAGPARRRPGARRRRRRRHRRPRRRAALGPRRLLGVVWLRGHLLGRRAPGAHLKTARSVQPGAVVDRGLKCVRAPGPPPGTPRIIQRRRLFRFGRVSSGAGAAVHCPAP from the coding sequence GTGGCGGTCGAGAAACGCAGCCTCAAGCAGGAAAAGCTGGCGCGCATCTACGATGACCAGATCGCGCCCGTATGGGGGGCGCGGTTCGGCAAGATGCTGCTGCGGGACCTGACGCTGCCCGAGCGCGGCCAGATCCTCGACATCTCCTGCGGCACGGGCTACCCGCTGGTCGAGGTGATGCGCCGCAAGGGCGAGTCGGCGCGCATCATCGCGATCGACGCGTCGAGCGCGATGCTCGACGTCGCCCGCAAGAAGGTCGCGGACCTCGGGCCGCTGGGCAAGAAGGGCGTGTACTTCCGCACCGAGAGCCCGCTGCCGCGGCTGTCGTTCGCCGACGACGTCTACGACCTCGTGCTGTGCAACCTGGGCCTCAATGAGATGCCCAACGCGGCGGTCGCCATGGCCGACTTCGCGCGCGTGACCAAGATCGGCGGCGAGGTCCGCTGCACGATCCCGCTCGAAGGCACCTGGGCCGAGTTCCACGACATCTACCGCGAGGTGCTGGTCAAGCACGACCGCCATGAGGCGCTCGATCGCCTCGACACCCACCTCGCGTCGTACCCGTCGATCGAGACCTGCGTCGGGTGGATGGAGGCGGCCGGCCTCCAGCCCCACATCGAGATCGAGGAGTTCACGCTCCTGTTCAAGAGCTCACGCGAGTTCTTCTTCGCGCCGGTGGTCGAGTACGGCCCCCTGCCCGAGTGGAAGGCCATCGCCGGCGCCGGCCAGGGAGCTGCAGGACGTCTTCTGGTACATCAAGGAGTCCATCGACGCGTACTTCGGCGAGCGCGCGTTCCAGGTCACGGTCAAGGCCGGCTGCCTGGTCGGCAAGAAGCTCGACCCGGCGCTCATGAGCGCGACGGTCGAGGATCTCGACGGGCCGATCCTGCTGACCAGCCCGATCCCGGCCCGGCTCGCGGACGGGTCGGTGCGCCCGGCCGAGGCCGGCACCGCCGAGGTCGACATCCTCGAGATCCAGGAGATCGAGGGATCGCACAACGAGGTCGACTACCACGACCTGTCGCTCGACGCGTTCACCGACGGCAAGTCGCGCCCGCGCTACCTGAACCGGACCGCCGATGGCAGCGCCGCCGACGCGCCGCAGCCAAGCTGGAGCCCGCCGCCGGCGGTCCAGGACGAGCCGTTCGACGCCGCCGAGCTGATCGCGCACGAGGAGGACGCCAGCGACGCGCCCACCGGCGGCCACCCGCGCTGGCACGCCGACGAGCTGCGCGGCCACGACGAGCCGGCCCCGCTCGACGCCGCCCCGGTGCCCGGCGACGACGACGACGCCGACACCGGCGACCACGTCGCCGCGCGGCGCTCGGACCGCGACGACTCCTAGGAGTCGTGTGGCTCCGCGGTCACCTGCTCGGGCGGCGTGCGCCGGGGGCCCACCTGAAGACGGCCCGGAGCGTTCAGCCGGGCGCGGTGGTCGATCGTGGTCTGAAGTGTGTCCGCGCGCCGGGCCCCCCACCTGGGACGCCCCGGATCATCCAGCGGCGGCGGCTGTTTCGGTTTGGCCGCGTCAGTAGCGGGGCCGGGGCCGCCGTACACTGCCCGGCGCCATGA
- the ligA gene encoding NAD-dependent DNA ligase LigA: MTHDEYLALATALTEHDRRYYELAAPTIADGEYDRLAAQLRAVERDHPAWVVPWSPSQRVGHVPLSGFTKVVRPVPMLSLDNTYDADDLRAFYDRVVKGLGGEAPRFSIEPKIDGFGIELTYVAGDLTLAATRGDGTIGEDVTANVRTIRAIPVRLREPIDVVVRGEIYMAKDVFTRLNAARVAAGEEPWKNPRNLAAGSIKLLDPREVAARPMHAILYEVVDGERVASGHLASLARIAALGIPTSRENQHADDWDELLAAVTAWQARRDELPYEIDGLVIKVDSFDQRGQLGVTSKFPRWAIAYKYPARQVTTTVAELEINIGRTGAVTPVAILVPVDVSGTTVARVSLHNWDQVARLDIGDGDRVLIEKAGEIIPQVLGVTERSDRPRWTAPTACPECGTALTREDDKVVLVCPNRLQCPAQRQAAIEFFAGRGQLNIDGLGEKLVAQLLDRGLVADVADLFDLTVPQLIKLDRFGEQSATNLVAALAKAKADATATRLLTALGVRHVGGVVAKAIAGRYQRVSALVAAADARTSAELIEDLTAIEGVGEVIARAVDEFVRDPHARVVLAKLVARGVDPLEPVAAVVEGPLTGKTLCVTGTLSAPRGQFEARIVAAGGKIGGSVTKKTSYLVAGADTGKAKLEAATKHGVPVVDEAGLEALLAGGAAPG, encoded by the coding sequence ATGACCCACGACGAGTACCTGGCGTTGGCCACCGCGCTGACCGAGCACGATCGCCGCTACTACGAGCTGGCGGCGCCGACGATCGCCGACGGTGAGTACGACCGGTTGGCCGCGCAGCTGCGCGCGGTCGAGCGCGACCACCCGGCCTGGGTCGTGCCGTGGTCGCCGAGCCAGCGGGTCGGGCACGTGCCGCTGTCGGGCTTCACCAAGGTGGTGCGGCCGGTGCCGATGCTGTCGCTCGACAACACCTACGACGCCGACGACCTGCGCGCCTTCTACGACCGCGTCGTCAAGGGCCTCGGCGGCGAGGCGCCGCGGTTCTCGATCGAGCCCAAGATCGACGGCTTCGGCATCGAGCTGACCTACGTCGCCGGCGATCTGACCCTGGCGGCGACCCGCGGCGACGGCACGATCGGCGAGGACGTCACCGCCAACGTCCGGACCATCCGCGCGATCCCCGTGCGCCTGCGCGAGCCGATCGACGTGGTCGTGCGCGGCGAGATCTACATGGCCAAGGACGTGTTCACGCGCCTCAACGCCGCCCGGGTCGCGGCGGGCGAGGAGCCGTGGAAGAACCCGCGCAACCTCGCGGCCGGCTCGATCAAGCTGCTCGACCCGCGCGAGGTCGCGGCCCGGCCGATGCACGCGATCCTGTACGAGGTCGTCGACGGCGAGCGCGTCGCGAGCGGCCACCTGGCGTCGCTGGCGCGGATCGCCGCGCTCGGCATCCCGACCTCGCGCGAGAACCAGCACGCCGACGACTGGGACGAGCTGCTCGCGGCGGTGACGGCGTGGCAGGCCCGGCGCGACGAGCTGCCGTACGAGATCGACGGGCTGGTCATCAAGGTCGACAGCTTCGATCAGCGCGGCCAGCTGGGCGTCACGTCGAAGTTCCCGCGCTGGGCCATCGCCTACAAGTACCCGGCCCGGCAGGTGACGACGACGGTCGCCGAGCTCGAGATCAACATCGGCCGCACCGGCGCGGTCACGCCCGTCGCGATCCTGGTGCCGGTCGACGTCTCGGGCACGACCGTGGCCCGGGTGTCGCTGCACAACTGGGATCAGGTGGCGCGGCTCGACATCGGCGACGGCGACCGCGTGCTGATCGAGAAGGCCGGCGAGATCATCCCGCAGGTGCTGGGCGTGACCGAGCGCAGCGATCGGCCGCGCTGGACCGCGCCGACCGCGTGCCCCGAGTGCGGCACGGCCTTGACCCGCGAGGACGACAAGGTCGTGCTGGTGTGCCCCAACCGCCTGCAGTGCCCGGCCCAGCGCCAGGCGGCGATCGAGTTCTTCGCCGGCCGCGGCCAGCTCAACATCGACGGGCTCGGCGAGAAGCTGGTGGCGCAGCTCCTCGACCGCGGGCTGGTGGCCGACGTCGCCGACCTGTTCGACCTGACCGTGCCGCAGCTGATCAAGCTCGATCGCTTCGGCGAGCAGAGCGCGACCAACCTGGTGGCGGCGCTGGCCAAGGCCAAGGCCGACGCCACCGCGACCCGGCTCCTGACCGCGCTCGGCGTCCGCCACGTCGGCGGGGTCGTGGCCAAGGCGATCGCGGGACGGTACCAGCGGGTGTCGGCGCTGGTCGCCGCGGCCGACGCGCGCACGTCCGCGGAGCTGATCGAGGACCTGACCGCGATCGAGGGCGTGGGCGAGGTCATCGCCCGCGCGGTCGACGAGTTCGTCCGCGACCCGCACGCGCGCGTCGTGCTCGCCAAGCTGGTCGCGCGCGGGGTCGATCCGCTCGAGCCCGTGGCGGCGGTGGTCGAGGGCCCGCTCACCGGCAAGACCCTGTGCGTGACCGGCACGCTGTCGGCGCCGCGCGGGCAGTTCGAGGCCCGGATCGTCGCCGCCGGCGGCAAGATCGGCGGCTCGGTCACCAAGAAGACCAGCTACCTGGTCGCCGGCGCCGACACCGGCAAGGCCAAGCTCGAGGCCGCGACCAAGCACGGCGTGCCGGTGGTCGACGAGGCCGGGCTCGAGGCGCTGCTGGCCGGCGGCGCCGCGCCCGGCTGA
- a CDS encoding dihydroorotase, with translation MTLRYQLVVKGGTLCTPGGPIVADLGIREGRIAAIGDLGSDAAAGEIIDARGLHVLPGVIDAQVHFREPGAPHKEDLASGTAAAVLGGVTAVLEMPNTDPPTTTVEAMADKVARLRGRARCDVGFFIGATPDNASQLGELESLPGCVGVKVFMGSSTGSLLVADDEALARVFASGSRRIAVHAEDEARLIERKPIAVAAADPAAHPEWRDAETALAATWRAVAMARRFGRRVHVLHVTTAEECELLASAKDIATFEIPPQHLTLVAPDCYRALGTRAQMNPPIRDAHHQAALWAAVTSGACDLLATDHAPHTLDEKARTYPASPSGMPGVQTFLPIMLDHVAAGRLTLARLIDLTSAGPARVWGLAAKGRLAVGFDGDLTLVDLAARRTIRNADMASVCGWTPFDGREVTGWPMATIVRGHLVMRDGALVGEAVGRPMRFVETLAAVAPP, from the coding sequence ATGACCTTGCGGTACCAGCTGGTAGTGAAGGGCGGCACGCTGTGCACGCCGGGCGGGCCGATCGTGGCCGATCTCGGCATCCGCGAGGGCCGCATCGCGGCGATCGGTGACCTCGGCAGCGACGCCGCGGCCGGCGAGATCATCGACGCCCGCGGCCTGCACGTGCTGCCGGGCGTGATCGACGCGCAGGTCCACTTCCGCGAGCCCGGCGCGCCGCACAAGGAGGACCTGGCCAGCGGCACCGCCGCCGCGGTCCTGGGCGGCGTGACCGCGGTGCTCGAGATGCCCAACACCGATCCGCCGACCACGACCGTCGAGGCGATGGCCGACAAGGTCGCGCGCCTGCGCGGGCGCGCCCGCTGCGACGTCGGGTTCTTCATCGGCGCGACCCCCGACAACGCCAGCCAGCTCGGCGAGCTCGAGAGCCTGCCCGGGTGCGTCGGCGTCAAGGTGTTCATGGGCAGCTCGACCGGGTCGCTGCTGGTCGCCGACGACGAGGCCCTGGCCCGGGTGTTCGCCAGCGGCTCGCGTCGGATCGCGGTCCACGCCGAGGACGAGGCCCGGCTGATCGAGCGCAAGCCGATCGCGGTCGCGGCCGCGGATCCCGCGGCCCACCCCGAGTGGCGCGACGCCGAGACCGCGCTGGCCGCGACCTGGCGCGCGGTCGCGATGGCCCGGCGCTTCGGCCGGCGCGTCCACGTGCTGCACGTGACCACCGCCGAGGAGTGCGAGCTCCTGGCCAGCGCCAAGGACATCGCGACGTTCGAGATCCCGCCGCAGCACCTGACCCTGGTCGCGCCCGACTGCTACCGCGCGCTCGGCACGCGCGCGCAGATGAACCCGCCGATCCGCGACGCCCACCACCAGGCCGCGCTGTGGGCGGCGGTGACCTCGGGCGCGTGCGATCTGCTGGCCACCGACCACGCGCCGCACACGCTCGACGAGAAGGCCCGCACCTACCCCGCGAGCCCCAGCGGCATGCCGGGCGTGCAGACGTTCCTGCCGATCATGCTCGATCACGTCGCCGCCGGGCGCCTGACGCTGGCGCGGCTGATCGATCTCACCAGCGCCGGCCCCGCCCGGGTCTGGGGCCTGGCCGCCAAGGGCCGCCTGGCGGTCGGCTTCGACGGCGATCTGACGCTGGTCGATCTGGCCGCGCGCCGCACGATCCGCAACGCCGACATGGCGTCCGTGTGCGGCTGGACCCCGTTCGACGGGCGCGAGGTCACCGGCTGGCCGATGGCGACGATCGTCCGCGGCCACCTGGTCATGCGCGACGGCGCGCTGGTCGGCGAGGCCGTGGGCCGGCCGATGCGCTTCGTCGAGACGCTCGCCGCCGTCGCGCCGCCCTGA
- a CDS encoding peroxiredoxin family protein — translation MPDLEARGIALVAVSVDALAASTKLATHLGLTFPLASDPAHTAVDAFGVFDAENEIAWPAMFAIDPDGTIAWRWLGDDYKIRIATADVVAALAALPATR, via the coding sequence GTGCCGGACCTCGAGGCCCGCGGCATCGCCCTGGTGGCGGTGTCTGTGGACGCGCTCGCCGCGAGCACGAAGCTGGCGACCCACCTCGGGCTGACGTTCCCGCTGGCGTCCGATCCGGCGCACACGGCCGTCGACGCGTTCGGCGTGTTCGACGCCGAGAACGAGATCGCCTGGCCGGCGATGTTCGCGATCGATCCCGACGGCACGATCGCCTGGCGCTGGCTCGGCGACGACTACAAGATCCGGATCGCGACCGCCGACGTGGTCGCGGCGCTCGCCGCGCTGCCTGCGACCCGGTGA
- the rsgA gene encoding ribosome small subunit-dependent GTPase A, with product MDLGTLGWDDAWQATVPPIDGGTVARVAVAHRGAVEVLDGHGQYWAEPTGKMFHSAGDARGLPIVGDWVVVSDAERARADGSRAVLRAILPRRTCLVRKAVGKADRPQPLVANVDVAFVLTSANLDLNPRRLERYLVAIRTGGATPVIVLSKIDLIADLAPALAIAAAAADGATVLVLSATRGDGVDELAALCRPGRTVAFLGSSGVGKTTLVNRLSGVDRATAPVRAGDDRGQHTTTRRELIITADHGVIVDTPGMRELALFEDPAETAFDDVVAIAAGCRFADCRHRAEPGCAVAAAVAAGALDGARVAGYQKLADEQAARERRNPSRKRR from the coding sequence GTGGACCTCGGCACCCTCGGCTGGGACGACGCCTGGCAGGCGACCGTGCCGCCCATCGACGGCGGCACCGTCGCGCGGGTCGCGGTCGCGCACCGCGGCGCGGTCGAGGTGCTCGACGGGCACGGCCAGTACTGGGCCGAGCCGACCGGCAAGATGTTCCACAGCGCCGGCGACGCCCGCGGCCTGCCGATCGTCGGCGACTGGGTGGTCGTCAGCGACGCCGAGCGCGCCCGCGCCGACGGCTCGCGCGCGGTGCTGCGCGCGATCCTGCCGCGCCGCACGTGCCTGGTGCGTAAGGCTGTGGGTAAGGCCGATCGGCCGCAGCCGCTGGTCGCCAACGTCGACGTCGCGTTCGTGCTGACCTCGGCCAACCTCGATCTCAACCCGCGCCGGCTCGAGCGCTACCTGGTCGCGATCCGCACCGGCGGCGCGACCCCCGTGATCGTCCTGTCGAAGATCGATCTGATCGCCGATCTGGCCCCGGCGCTGGCGATCGCCGCGGCCGCCGCCGACGGCGCGACCGTGCTGGTGCTGTCGGCGACCCGAGGCGACGGCGTCGACGAGCTCGCGGCCCTGTGTCGCCCCGGCCGCACGGTCGCGTTCCTCGGCAGTTCGGGGGTCGGCAAGACCACGCTGGTCAACCGCCTGAGCGGGGTCGATCGCGCGACCGCGCCGGTGCGGGCCGGCGACGATCGTGGCCAGCACACCACGACCCGGCGCGAGCTGATCATCACCGCCGACCACGGCGTCATCGTCGACACGCCCGGCATGCGCGAGCTGGCGCTGTTCGAGGACCCGGCCGAGACCGCGTTCGACGACGTGGTCGCGATCGCCGCCGGCTGTCGCTTCGCCGACTGCCGGCACCGGGCCGAGCCCGGGTGCGCGGTCGCGGCCGCGGTCGCGGCCGGCGCGCTCGACGGCGCGCGGGTCGCCGGCTACCAGAAGCTCGCCGACGAGCAGGCGGCCCGCGAACGCCGCAACCCCAGCCGCAAGCGCCGCTGA
- a CDS encoding propionyl-CoA carboxylase encodes MTFVPLVPIGTPLAPAADDHRAALAVLEDRLRARRAEVEGGWGPKYVERVHAKGKLTARERVARLIDAGTTAREVGTFVNHGEVFPGDQRSPAAGVVTALGRVAGRWCMIIANDNTVASGAWWPRTPEKIQRAQQIALRLRLPTIYLVDCSGLFLPEQSKSFPGARGAGHIFKMNSLLSASGVPQLAGVFGDCIAGGGYMPIISDRVYMTEQAYMVIAGAALIKGAKSQKITSLDIGGPEVHVHQSGCADVRVPDDETLLACLRREVERLPSSGADYYRAGLGAMAPQHRAEELGALLPVDHREVYDAHQVLARLVDQSLFWEILPDVGTEMICGVARIGGLYVGLVINRQGLVEDPDRPGSQRPAGILYRGGIAKISAFSRACNDDGIPLIWLHDISGFDIGREAEAQGLLAYGSSLIYTNSTNTVPMFSVLLRKASGAGYYAMAGMPYDPVVQLSTCLSRLSVMEGRTLAIAAYNTKLDDDFQVAVADPAERAKIEAGMREVEARIEADMDPFVAARQMDTDEIVEVGALRGWLADLVEMSYQAIGYRRVKNPRIWSMHDLAELFRGGHR; translated from the coding sequence ATGACCTTCGTCCCGCTCGTCCCCATCGGCACCCCGCTGGCGCCCGCCGCCGACGATCACCGCGCCGCGCTGGCGGTGCTCGAGGATCGCCTGCGCGCGCGCCGGGCCGAGGTCGAGGGCGGCTGGGGGCCCAAGTACGTCGAGCGGGTCCACGCCAAGGGCAAGCTGACCGCGCGCGAGCGGGTCGCGCGGCTGATCGACGCCGGCACGACCGCGCGCGAGGTCGGCACGTTCGTCAACCACGGCGAGGTGTTCCCGGGCGATCAGCGGTCGCCGGCCGCCGGCGTCGTCACCGCGCTCGGGCGGGTGGCCGGGCGCTGGTGCATGATCATCGCCAACGACAACACCGTGGCCTCGGGCGCGTGGTGGCCGCGCACGCCCGAGAAGATCCAGCGGGCCCAGCAGATCGCGCTGCGCCTGCGGCTACCGACGATCTACCTGGTCGACTGCTCGGGCCTGTTCCTGCCCGAGCAGAGCAAGAGCTTCCCGGGCGCCCGCGGCGCCGGCCACATCTTCAAGATGAACAGCCTGCTGTCGGCCTCGGGCGTGCCCCAGCTCGCGGGCGTGTTCGGCGACTGCATCGCCGGCGGCGGCTACATGCCGATCATCAGCGACCGGGTCTACATGACCGAGCAGGCGTACATGGTCATCGCCGGCGCCGCGCTCATCAAGGGCGCCAAGAGCCAGAAGATCACCTCGCTCGACATCGGCGGCCCCGAGGTCCACGTCCACCAGTCCGGCTGCGCCGACGTCCGCGTGCCGGACGACGAGACGCTCCTGGCGTGCCTGCGGCGCGAGGTCGAGCGGCTGCCGTCGTCGGGCGCCGACTACTACCGGGCCGGGCTGGGCGCGATGGCGCCGCAGCACCGGGCCGAGGAGCTGGGCGCGCTCCTGCCGGTCGATCACCGCGAGGTCTACGACGCCCACCAGGTGCTCGCGCGCCTGGTCGATCAGTCGCTGTTCTGGGAGATCCTGCCCGACGTCGGCACCGAGATGATCTGCGGCGTCGCGCGCATCGGCGGGCTCTACGTCGGGCTGGTGATCAACCGCCAGGGCCTGGTCGAGGACCCCGATCGCCCGGGCAGCCAGCGCCCGGCCGGCATCCTGTACCGGGGCGGCATCGCCAAGATCAGCGCGTTCTCGCGCGCGTGCAACGACGACGGCATCCCGCTCATCTGGCTGCACGACATCTCGGGCTTCGACATCGGCCGCGAGGCCGAGGCCCAGGGCCTGCTCGCCTACGGCTCGAGCCTCATCTACACCAACTCGACCAACACCGTGCCGATGTTCTCGGTGCTGCTGCGCAAGGCCTCGGGCGCCGGCTACTACGCGATGGCCGGCATGCCCTACGACCCGGTCGTGCAGCTGTCGACGTGCCTGTCGCGGCTGTCGGTGATGGAGGGGCGGACGCTGGCCATCGCCGCCTACAACACCAAGCTCGACGACGACTTCCAGGTCGCCGTCGCCGATCCGGCCGAGCGCGCCAAGATCGAGGCCGGCATGCGCGAGGTCGAGGCCCGGATCGAGGCGGACATGGATCCGTTCGTCGCGGCCCGGCAGATGGACACCGACGAGATCGTCGAGGTCGGCGCGCTGCGCGGCTGGCTGGCCGACCTGGTCGAGATGAGCTACCAGGCGATCGGCTACCGCCGGGTCAAGAACCCGCGCATCTGGTCGATGCACGACCTGGCCGAGCTGTTCCGCGGAGGACACCGGTGA
- a CDS encoding ATP-grasp domain-containing protein yields MSPPLFHRLLVANRGEVAVRIARACDALGITPVFAVSEADRAAPYTREREVVVLGPARAAVSYLDVRRVVQAAVQARCSALHPGWGFLSENPLLATLCAQHGVTFIGPPPHVMALMGGKSPAKRAMRAAGLAVIPGSDGPLPSAAAARACADEVGYPVLLKAESGGGGRGMRIARSADEVEAAFADAQGEARGAFGDDRVFLERLIEGGRHVEIQVFADRYGHAIHVGERDCTVQRNHQKLIEESPSPVLPDDVRAQTLATAVAATRAIGYVGAGTIEMLLERGLEGRPVLRFMEMNTRLQVEHSVSEQRAGLDLVVLQLQTAAGHPLPLTQADVHLDGHVIECRINAEDPDAGFRPAPGQIVRWRAPDLQDGAIRVDTHVEPGYVVPPHYDSLLCKVIAKGRDRADAIARMQRALGELVCAGVPTTVSAHQRILASAAFRDHQYDTRTIPGL; encoded by the coding sequence ATGAGTCCGCCGCTGTTCCATCGTCTGCTCGTCGCCAACCGCGGTGAGGTCGCCGTCCGCATCGCGCGGGCCTGCGACGCCCTCGGCATCACGCCGGTGTTCGCGGTGTCCGAGGCCGATCGGGCCGCGCCCTACACCCGCGAGCGCGAGGTGGTCGTGCTGGGGCCGGCCCGGGCCGCGGTCAGCTACCTCGACGTGCGCCGGGTGGTGCAGGCCGCGGTGCAGGCCCGGTGCTCGGCGCTGCACCCGGGCTGGGGCTTCCTGTCGGAGAACCCGCTGCTCGCGACCCTGTGCGCGCAGCACGGCGTGACCTTCATCGGCCCGCCGCCGCACGTGATGGCGTTGATGGGCGGCAAGAGCCCGGCCAAGCGCGCGATGCGCGCCGCCGGCCTCGCGGTCATCCCCGGCAGCGACGGGCCGCTGCCGTCGGCCGCGGCCGCGCGGGCGTGCGCCGACGAGGTCGGCTATCCGGTGCTGCTCAAGGCCGAGAGCGGCGGCGGCGGCCGCGGCATGCGCATCGCCCGCAGCGCCGACGAGGTCGAGGCCGCGTTCGCCGACGCCCAGGGCGAGGCCCGGGGCGCGTTCGGCGACGATCGGGTCTTCCTCGAGCGGCTGATCGAGGGCGGCCGCCACGTCGAGATCCAGGTCTTCGCTGATCGCTACGGCCACGCGATCCACGTCGGCGAGCGCGACTGCACCGTCCAGCGCAACCACCAGAAGCTGATCGAGGAGAGCCCGTCGCCGGTGCTGCCCGACGACGTCCGCGCCCAGACCCTGGCGACCGCGGTGGCCGCGACCCGGGCGATCGGCTACGTCGGCGCCGGCACGATCGAGATGCTGCTCGAGCGCGGGCTCGAGGGCCGGCCGGTGCTGCGGTTCATGGAGATGAACACGCGCCTGCAGGTCGAGCACTCGGTCAGCGAGCAGCGCGCCGGCCTCGATCTGGTCGTGCTCCAGCTCCAGACCGCGGCCGGGCACCCGCTGCCGCTGACCCAGGCCGACGTCCACCTCGACGGCCACGTCATCGAGTGCCGGATCAACGCCGAGGATCCCGACGCCGGGTTCCGGCCGGCCCCGGGCCAGATCGTCCGGTGGCGCGCGCCCGACCTGCAGGACGGCGCGATCCGCGTCGACACCCACGTCGAGCCCGGCTACGTCGTGCCGCCGCACTACGACAGCCTCCTGTGCAAGGTCATCGCCAAGGGCCGCGATCGCGCCGACGCGATCGCGCGCATGCAGCGCGCGCTCGGCGAGCTGGTGTGCGCGGGCGTGCCGACGACGGTGTCGGCGCACCAGCGCATCCTGGCGTCGGCCGCGTTCCGCGACCACCAGTACGACACCCGCACGATCCCCGGCCTATGA